The Paenibacillus sp. FSL H7-0357 nucleotide sequence CTGAACATATGACTTGCGGACGGAAAGCCATGAAGCAATAAAATGACTGGTTTATTCGGATTACCAGCCTCACGATAAAATATGTTTAACCCTTCTATCTCTAATGAATGATAAGTTGTCATTTTGTAACCTCCTGTTTTCTTCATAAGACCCGCCTCTTTCTAAACTAATTGTAACTTTTTAAAGATATCGTGTAAAATGAATCTAAACGATAAGTAATATTAAAAATATCAATAATTAGATGGAGGAATGACGGTGGACATCCGGGACATGCAGATTTTTCTGGCAGTTGCAAACGAAGGAAGCATTACCAAAGCAGCCGAAAAAATGGAATATGTTCAGTCGAGTATAAGTATCCGTATCCAGCAGCTTGAAAAAGAACTGAAAACATCGCTATTTCGTCGTGGGCGGCAAGGAGTCCGGCTCACAACATCTGGAGAGACACTCAAGTCCTATGCTGAGAAAATTGTCTTTCTTACTCAAGAGGCAGAACGGGTCGTGGCAGATAACTCGATCCCAAGAGGGCCACTTCGGATCGGATCGCCCGAAACCACAGCAGCGGTTCGGATACCATCTATTCTTACCGATTACCTTAAAGCTTATCCAGAGGTGGATTTGGCTTTAAAAACTGGAACGACGGAAGAACTTATTCATTTAGTGTTGAAATACGAGTTGGATGGAGCTTTCGTAGCTGCGCCAGTTGATCATGCTGAGCTCGTTATTACTGAGGTGGGGGTTGAGGAGCTTGCGTTCATATCGGGAGGGCAATTCCCCTCAATAGACCAGCCGGAACAATTGCGAAATCTGACTTTACTAGTATTTCGTGTTGGGTGTTCATACCGACGAAAACTTGAGGATTGGTTACATTTACAAGGAATTATTCCTGCTAAAATCATGGAGTTCGGAACATTGGAAGGAATCCTTGGATGTATTCATGCTGGTCTCGGGGTATCCCTTTTACCTCGCTCGGTGATTGAAAGAGCCATGGTTCAATATAACTTGCGATCTCAACAAATCTCGGACGAGTTCTATAAAACCCCGACTCTATTCATACGTCGTAGAGATACTTATGAAACTGCAGCTATGTCCGAATTTATCCGGATTTCAAGACAGAGGTTCAATCTTACTTAACCTGCCAAAAGTAAAAGCAGCCAGCAGAAAGCTGACTGCTTCTTCCGTTTTTAATTCAAAGTGAATATCTCTTCAGTTTAACTTTTTGCTTTAATCAAATTCAATACTCCTATCCCCTTTCCAATTCTGCGAGTTTCTTCGAAATCATCACCTTTTCGGGTAAACCGTGTGCTAACGTCTCCGCATTCTCCATTCACGATTATGGCCGGGGCTTGAGTTAAACGAGCATATTCTTCTCTCAATTCACCTATTTAATCACTTGAAATGAAAAGAATATCTTTTGCCAAAACCGTTGGATGACAAGCTATATTGATTAAGCTCACCAAGAGATAATTTGAAGTATCTCTAAATTGCAAGACATGTCCTTTATTATTGAAAGGAAATGATCTGTCATTTCTATTACAGTAATATCCATTAATCTCACATGTTCCGTAATAAGCTCTTGTTTCCATTTTATTTTTTAAACAAAATTCCGTATTTTTAACTACCGCATCCAGCAATGATTGGAGATAATCCTCAGATGGCGGAATCTCCGGAAAAAACAATATAATTTCATGTATATGCCTTTTCCGTCAATGGTTCCGCATCCTCTCTTGTAACACCGCAGCGGCGGTCAGCTCATTATTAAGACTCAGTAAGTAAACCGGGTTGGGACGGTTGTACAACCGCTCCAACGCGGCGGAAGAACTACATCTCTCAGCACTTTCCTTTGTCTTAAAAAATACAGTATGCGTCATCCGGTGACCAAGGTATGGTCTATTTCAACATGCTGGGGACGATGTAAAAGTCTGAACCCGTAGATTTCGCGTATCAGGCATAAAGTAAAAAAAGCATAAGAAAGCTAAAAAAAAAGCAAGGAAATCGAGTTTCTATTCACGACTCTTCTCCTGCAAATATAATCCCTCAAAATATCGCAAAACATGATGCCGAAAAACAGTTCCGCTTTTATTTTATAATGAATGCGTAGCGCTACAGGAAAAATATGCAAGCGGTTACAATCGGTGATCCGTATCATTATGGGGGGGTGTAAAGTGAACATACCGTTTTTAAAACCTGGCACCATGATCGCATGAAAGCTATCCTTCGTTCTTATTAAAAATTAATTAGAGAAGGAGATTACTATGAAGAAAAAAAGTTTGATTATGTTATCCTTTGCGATAATACTTTCATTATTGCTGTCAGGCATCTCTAATGCAGATGTAACTTCTAATTATGTAAACCCGCTTATGGGCGGTGCTGATCCTACAATTGCCAGGGCTGCAGACGGTTATTACTATTCAGCTTTTTCTGGCGATAATAATATCACATTAAAAAGACATGAAACCATTCTGGGCGTATCCACTGCAAAAAGCAAAATCGTTTGGAAGAAACCGGGTAATTTCGGGTTTGTGTGGGGCCCATATATATATAGACTGGAAGGAAAATGGTATATTTATTTCTCTTCAGGTCCAGAGAAAAGCTTTGGATATGGACATCCAAGTTCCTACGTCCTGGAGAACTCCTCTCCCGATCCTTTTGAAGGAACCTGGGAGCTCAAGGGAGAATCCGCTAATGCAGACAGCGATGGTCAGATTACCACTAAGAAGGGACTTCTGAATACGCAAGGCTATGGTTTGGCATGCGGCGTTGTATCCATTAAAGGGGAAAGCTACTTCACCTATACAAAATACTACTATTTCCCTGACCCTAATGATCCTGCAAAAACCAAATTTGACGAGAGTCCAACGATTGTCAAAATGAAGAACCCGTGGACATTGGAAGGCGAAGAAGGTACAGTGGCAATGCCGCAATATGACTGGGAAAAACATCACGACAGTATAAATGAGGGCGCTGCAGTAGTTGAACGAAACGGCAAAATCTATTTCGCCTATTCCGCAAGCAGCTTTATGAATGATAACTATTCTGTCGGGGTATCCGTAGCTGATGCAACATCTGATGTTATGAAAGCCGAATCCTGGAAGAAACATCCTGAGCCTATCATGAAACGATCGGATGAAAACAGTTCTTATGGACCTGGATCGCCTTTGTTCCTTAAGTCCGAGGACGGTACAGAGGATTGGATCATGTACCATGGCATACCGACCCATGGACAAGGTGGCGGAAACAGAGGAATAAGAGCTCAACGTATAAATTGGAATGATAATGATTTCATAAATCCCGGAATTCCTTCAAATCCCGGCACCATTCTGGGCAGACCCTCAGGAGAGGAAAAAAGCGAAATTTATGAAGCTGAGGATGCAAGGTTGTCAGGAGTTTCAAAAGTAGTTGGGAAAAGTGCTTTTGCTTCGAGCAGCGTATATGAAAAATTCAATAACAGCAGCGACAATGACTATGTAGAGTTTACTGTAAACACGAACGCTACAGGAACCTACTCACTGGATTTCAGATACAATAATAATACGGCGGATACTGTTAACATGAAATTGGGCGTCAACCAAGAGGCTTCCCGAACAATTTCATTTGCATCCAATGCAGGCTTTGATGCAAACTTCGATATTAAATCAGCTTATAACATTAAGCTTAACGCCGGAAGCAACAAGATCCGTCTTTTCGGCAAGAGCACGTTGGCTCTAGATGCCATGATTATAAAAAGAAGCACATTGTACGAAGCAGAAAGTGCCGAATTGTCCGGAAATGCAAAGGTAGATAAAAACCATCCGGGATATAGCGGAACCGGTTTTGTCGGCGGATTATGGATTTCAAATTCTGCGGTCACCTTTAAGGTAAATGCCGCTAATGCAGGCAACTATTCGGTTAAGCTGGGCTACAGCTTAGGATTTAATGATGACAGAACC carries:
- a CDS encoding LysR family transcriptional regulator; its protein translation is MTVDIRDMQIFLAVANEGSITKAAEKMEYVQSSISIRIQQLEKELKTSLFRRGRQGVRLTTSGETLKSYAEKIVFLTQEAERVVADNSIPRGPLRIGSPETTAAVRIPSILTDYLKAYPEVDLALKTGTTEELIHLVLKYELDGAFVAAPVDHAELVITEVGVEELAFISGGQFPSIDQPEQLRNLTLLVFRVGCSYRRKLEDWLHLQGIIPAKIMEFGTLEGILGCIHAGLGVSLLPRSVIERAMVQYNLRSQQISDEFYKTPTLFIRRRDTYETAAMSEFIRISRQRFNLT